The Poseidonibacter lekithochrous region GAACTTCTTTAGCCCTAATAAAGTGAAAAGTAACTTCTTATTAAAGAATACATTTTCAACTGCTTTAGACTTAATACAAGCTCAGTTTAAAACAAAAAGTATAAATATTGTTAAACATATTGAAAATGTAGAAATCATTTCATATGAAAATGAATTGATTCAAGCACTTATTAATATTCTAAATAATGCAAGAGATGAATTACTAAAAGTTGATGATCATAGTAGATTTATATTCATTGATGTATATAAAAAAGATGATAAGATTAATATTTGTGTAAAAGATAGTGCAGGTGGAATTCCAAATGATATTATAAATAGAATTTTTGAACCATATTTTACAACGAAACATAAAGCTCAAGGTACAGGAATTGGTTTATATATGACTGAAGAGATTATTGTAAAACATCTTGAAGGTGAATTATTTGTAAGGAATAAGGATTTTATCTACCAAGATAAACCCCTAAGAGGTGCAGAGTTTAAAATCATTTTACCAATAGATGGGGATTTAATTTAATCCCCTTATATTATCTCTTTAATTTTACTCTCCAGTATTTTATATTTATTTATTTGTGTCTCTTTATCTAAATTTTTATTCTCAAAATCATCTAATATATTACAAATATCATCTAATCCAATATTTAAACAAGAGTTTTTAATGTAGTGTGCTTTTTGCTCAATTTTTATTTTATCATCTGTATCTATAGTTTCTTTGAACTCTTCTAAATCCATTAATATTGTTTTTTTGAATTTATCAACTATCATAATTGTTATATTCTCACTAATCCCAAGTTTATTTGATATCTCTTGAATATTAATACTACTGTTATTTGAATTACTTGCTTTAGATATTTGTTCACTACTTTTATCTTCTATATCTACATTATCTCTTTGAATAAAAAACTCTTTTAGTATTTCAACTAAACGATCAGTATTAATTGGTTTACTTAAATATCCATTCATACCAAGTGATAGATATTTTTCTTCATCACCTTTAATTGCATTAGCTGTTAATGCAATAATTGGAAGTTTTGTTAATTGTTTTTCTTCCTCATATTCTCGTATGTTTTTAAAGGCTTCTACTCCATCCATAACAGGCATATTAATATCCATTAGAATCATATCAAAGTGAGTGTCTTTTCTTTTATTAAGAGCTTCTAAGCCATTTGAAACGATTGTAAAATCAATATCCATACTTGTTAATATATATGAGATTAATTCTTGATTTGCACTATTGTCTTCTGCAATTAAAATTTTACCATCAAATTTTGCTTTATATTTTTTCTTTGGTGCTTCTTTACTTGGATTAACTTTTCTTAATAAGTCTTGTAAAGAGTCATTTACTTTTGATGCATAGAAAGGTAAAGCTAAAGCATGTTCATTCTGTTTTAGTTTTAATTTTTGTATCTCTTTTTCATATTCAAATAAAATTAATTTAGGAGTATTAGGATTAACTTCTCTTAATTTATTTAAACTGTCTATATTTTCATCCTCATAAGAGTGTACAAGAATGTCAAAATTCTCAGTTGATTTAGAGTTTATTTCACCAAAGATATTAAGATATTTTTTTGCATAAATAAATAAATCTGATTCATTATTGTAAACTCTAAAATTTAAGTGATGGAAATAGTTTCTTGCATTATGAGTAGCTTGTTCACAATTATCTAATGTTAAATCAAACCAGAATCTAGACCCTTCACCTATTTGACTCTCAATATGTATTCTTGAATCTAGTGACTCAACAATATGAGAACAAATACTAAGTCCTAATCCTGTACCTTCGTATTGTCTATTTGATTTATGATCTACTTGTTTAAATGGTGCGAAGACATTATCTAGTTCATTTTTTGGAATACCAATACCTGTATCACTTACTTCAAATCTAATAGAAATCCTATCTTTTCTTGATTCATTTAGTTTTATATTTAGATTTATCTCACCTTTTTGAGGAGTAAATTTAATAGCATTACTTAATAAGTTTGATAATACTTGTCTAATTCTAACCCCATCTGTTAAGATATACATAGGTATTTTATGGTCAAGATTAAATATTAATTTGATCTCTTTTTCAGATGCTTTTTTAGAGAATAGTTCAACAACATGTTCACTAATAAAATAGATATCAGTTTCCTCGATATTTATATCAAAGTTTCCACTCTCAATTTTTGAAATATCTAAAATATCATTAATAATACCAAGAAGTGAATTTGCACTAGTTTGAATGATTTTTGATTGTTTAATACTTTGAGGACCTAACTCTTTTGATTTACATAAAATATCTGAGAAGCCAATAATTGCATTTAATGGTGTTCTAATTTCATGACTCATATTTGCTAGGAAAGTAGATTTTGCTTCATCTGCTTTTTGTGCTTTTTTGATAGCTTCTTTTAAATAATCTGTTCTTTCACTAATTTGCTCTTCTAAATTGTGATTTATTTCAACTAGTTCTTTTGTTTTTTCATTTATCTTTTTTTCTAATTGTTCATTTAATATATTTTGCTCTTGAACCAAAGACTTGATTTTTGATGCCATATTATTAAATGATTTTTCAAGATTTCCAATTTCATCATTTGAAGTCACTTTGATTTTGTAGTCAAAATCATTATTCGCAAATTTCTGTGTAGCAGTTAGAAGATTCTCTATTTTTCCACTTATATAGTTTGACATCCAAATAGCAATAGCAATTACTAAAAATAACATCACTAATGTGGCAATTGATAGCTCATTTATTAATGATTTAATAAAGTTATCTATTTCAAAACTATTTTCTAAAACAATCTCTTTCATTTGTTCTGTTTGAGTACTTAGAATTTTTGTGATGTTTCTTTTTGTAGAGTTTGCAGCAGCATGGAACTCTTCAACATTTGCTCCAATTGTTACAAATCCAAAACCTCTTTTTGAGTTTGCATACTTACCTGTATAATATGGAATAGCAGCGGCTGTTGTTAGTTTCCACACCTTACTCCAATAAATAATAAAAGAACCATATCCACCATTTTGAGTAACTTGCATCCATCCTTGACATTGAGGAGCAAAGTTTAAGTATCTACAATCAAGACCAACATTACCATCTTTTAATAATTGAGGTATATTTGGTTTTTTCTTTAGACTCTGTTCTTGGAAAGTAGGGTAGTCTTTTAGGAATTCATTTATTTCTTTATTTGATTCTTTATATTTTAAAGCTAGGTCTTTACTAAGCCAAGGCATTTCTCTTTTACCTGTTTCTTTGTTATAGCCAACAATAAAATAATCCCTTGCATGAGATATGTTTTTACCTTCATAATCCCACATAAAAGCATAGTTACCTTCACTTGCATCTGATATATTTTGTTTTGCATCACTTTTTGTAGGATTTGTTGTATCTGTAAACTGCATGATATGTTCATGGTCTAAAGCCAATGAAATAAATCCTACTTTTTGATTGTTCTTATATACAGGTGTAATAAATCTTACAATTCCTTCAAACTTTTTACCAAGAGGATTTTCTTTTCCAGCATAAGCATGTTTTTGTGGATCAAAAGATATTTTCATCTTTTGGGTTTTTGCTTTATTAAATGTTCCTATAACTTTTGATGCTACATATTCTCCAATTACATCTGATACAAAAATCTCACCTTTTTTAAGTGTATGAAGTTTTTTGAAGTATGATTCTGAATTAATATAAGTATTTTTTTTATTTGATAAATCAAGCAGATTTTTGTTTATTTGTGAGATCTTGTATATCTCTTTTCCTGATAAATCAAAATAGTTTATCTCTTTGTATATTGGAATACTTTTTTTACTTAATTCTAAGGGATCAGTATAATTGAACTCTTTTTTATTATCTTCTAATAATGCAACCTTATTCTCTCTAATTGTTTTTTGTGGTTTTTGTGTACTTTCCCAAACATTAGTTTTATAATTGTATTGATACTTTTCATGTACAATTATTTCTCTTTGTTTTGTTTTGTAAAAACTCTCCAAAGTTCTTTGTGATAAATCAATATTTGATAAAAATAAAATATCCTTATCTCTTTCATATAAGAAGTCTGCAACTTTATTTGCTAACTCATATGATAAACGCTCCAGTGATAATTGAGATTTTTTATCAAGGTTTTTGATACTATCTTCAATTGAGGCATTTGCTGTATTTAAGATAATCTCTTTATTTTTATTAAATAAGTATCTTGTACTATTTTGTACATATTCATCTAGTTTTATAGCTCCTTCATAAGCAATAAAAGCTATTAGTAATAATGGTAAAATTTTAATTAATACAAATAATAGAATCAGTTTTAATTTAATTGTTAGATTTTTCACTTCTTATTCTCCCACAATCAAATTAATTTTTGTTTCTAATTCATCATAAAGTGTTTTATACTCTAAAATATTCTCTTGGCTTTCTAGTTTTTGTAATAAATCACATATATCATCAAGTGCTACATTTAAACAAGAATTTTTAATATAATGGGCTTTTTCATTTATCTTTGTATTCTCTTTTTCTTCAACATAAGTTTTTAGTTCAGCTAAATCACTAAGAATCTCTTTTTTAAACTTATTTACTATTAACTTAGCAATATTTGTGGAAACACCAATTCTTGTAGCAATTTTTTCTAAATCTATATCATTGTTTTCAGTTATAGTTTTTTTCTCTTCCATTTGTTCTTTTTCAATAGTTATATTATCTATAATTAAATACTTATCAAACATGATTTTTAGTTCATTAGAGTTAATTGGTTTACTTAAATAGCCATCCATTCCAAGACTTAAGAACTTCTCTTTATCTCCTTTAATAGCGTTTGCTGTTAAGGCAATAATAGGAGTAGAGCTTAAATAGTTTTTTTCTTCATATTCTCTAATTGAGTTAAAAGCGCCAATTCCATCAAGAACCGGCATATTAATATCCATTAACACTAAATCATATTTATTTTTAATGTACTCATTTAAAGCCTCTTGACCATTTGATTCAATCTTATAATTTACATTCATACTATCAAGGATATATGAGATAAGCTCTTGGTTAGCCATATTATCTTCTGCTATTAATACTTTCCCAGTATAAGATGATTCTTCGTCATTTGTTCTAATATCACAAGTCTTTTTTGTTTTCTTTTGCAGTTCTTGTAATGCATCATTTACTTTAGAAGCATAGAAAGGAAGTGCTAAGGCTTGTTCATTATCTTTGAAGGTGAACTTATCAATATCTTCTTCATATTCAAATAATATTAGGATTGCTTCATCTTTATGTTGTTCTCTTAACATTTGTAGTTTTTCATTTGACTTATGAATACAACTATGAATTAGAATATCATTAGTATTTTCACTACTCATATTAATAGTTCCAAAGATATTTAAATATCTTTTAATATAGTGGTATAAATCACTTTGAACATCACTTACTTGGAAGTTTACTTGTTCTATATAATCTTTATTTGTATGTGTATGGTCATCACAAATTTCAAAGTCAATATCAAACCAGAAGTTAGTACCTTTTCCTATTTCACTCTCAATATGTATTTTAGAATTAAATAACTCAATAATATGAGTACATATACTTAATCCTAGACCAGTTCCTTGATACTCTCTGTTTGATTTATGGTCAACTTGAATAAAAGGTTGGAATACTTTGTCTATTTTTTCTTTTGGAATACCAATACCTGTATCTTTGATTTCAAATCTTATTGAGGCTTTGTTGTTTTGTATTTCTAACATAGATATATTAATTTCAACTATTCCATGCTCTGGAGTGAATTTAATAGCATTACTAATTAGATTTGATAGCACTTGTCTAATTCGAACACCATCTGTTAATAAACACATAGGAATTTTATAATCTAGATTAAAAATCAATCTAATATTTTTTTCAATGGCCCTTTTTGAGAATAGCTCAACAACATGTTCTGATACAAGATAAATATCAGTTTCCTCAATACCAATATCAAAATTACCACTTTCAATTTTTGATACGTCTAGAATATCATTTATAATACTAAGTAGTGAGTTTGCACTAGTTTGAATAATCTGCGATTGTTTCATACTTTTGGCATCCATACCTTTTGATCTACATAAGATATCAGAGAAACCAATAATTGCATTAAGAGGGGTTCTAATCTCGTGACTCATATTAGCTAAGAATGTAGATTTTGCTTCATCAGCTTTTTGTGCTTCTTTTTGAGCCCTAATTACTTTTGTAATATCTAGTCTAATTGCTAAAAATTCTTCAATTTCATTATCATAATTTAAAATAGGAACAATTGTAGATGCAACATAATAAGAACTTCCATCTTTTGCTTTGTTTTTTATTTGACCTTTCCAGATTTTTTTATCTTTAATTGTTTTCCATAAGTCCTCAAATATTGAATCTGGCATATCTGGATGTCTAATAATACTATGGCTGTTTCCTACTAACTCTTCCTCTGAGTATTGAGAAGTTCTAATAAACTCATCATTTACATAGGTAATGATCCCTTTATTATTTGTTTTAGAAAAAATAGCACTTGCATCAACTGCTTTTTTGTATTGATTTAATAATACATTAGAGCTTTCAAGAGATAGTGTTCTCTCTTCAACTTTCTTCTCTAAGTCTTGTTGTATTTTATTATTGTCTTTTTGTCTTTTAAAAGAAACTACTGTGTAGTGAATTGTTAATATTAGTATTAAAAGAACAAATATAGATAAAATTAATATTGTCTGTTCCCCTGATAAAATAAACTCTTTAGGGTAAGGCATACTAATTTGTATTACACCTCTTACATCTCCAATTTTCCAATCATTCTTAGGTGTATCTGCTCTAGTATTATGGCATTTTACACAAGATGGATCATAAAAAGTATCAGCTAGCGTTACTGTGAATCTTTTCTCATTATTATTTACAATGGTTTTGGTATAGATTTCATTTGGATTATTAATAAGCCAAGCAAGAGAATCTTTTTCAAATTCATTTAATACTCTATTTTTTCTATTAGGAAAAGGGTAGTTACTAAACATTTTTATTTTCATGTCTTTTTCTGGCATGATTTCACTTAGGTCATGGACTAAAGTAGCAGGTAAAGGAATAGTTTTAATTTTATCTTTATGGTCATAATTTATTTTAATAGAAGAATGTTTTTTAACTTCTTTTATTACATTTTGAGTGTAGTAACTTCTTATGCTTTTTAGATTATTGATTATAGAAACAGCTTTATCTGTCATCTGTTTATTTTTGTTCTCAACAGAATAATTAGGAAGAATATTAGCAAGAATAAAAATTAAAATAAGAGTAATAACAAAAATAGGACCAGTATAGGGATTAAGAAAAGGAGAAAGTACTTTTTTTATATTCATTATTTACCTTTTACTGTTCTTGAAATGAGTCATAGATATTTTGAACTTCATTAATATTCTCTATAAATAAATCTACAATTTTTGGATCAAAGTGTTCACTTTTTTCTTTTACTAGAAAATCTACTGCATCTTGGAAAGACCAAGCTTCTTTATATGGACGATGTGAAGTCAAAGCATCAAATACATCTACAATGGCTACTATTCTTCCAAAGATATGTATCTCTTCACCTTTTAATGAATTTGGGTAACCACAACCATTAAATTTTTCATGGTGTGTTAATGCAATAACTGCTCCTGCTTGTAAATATTCACTATTAGAGTCTTTAAGTATTTCATATCCCATGTAAGCGTGTTTTTTCATTCTAGAGAATTCTAGTTCATTAAGTCTTGCAGGTTTTAAAAGAATTTTATCTTCAATTCCAACTTTTCCTAAATCATGAAAAGGTGAGGCATGATAAATTAAATCTTGTTCTTTTTGACTTAATCCATATTCCCTAGCTAACATTCTTGAATAGTGAGCAACTCTTGATACATGAGAAGCAGTTTCTGGATCTTTGAATTCTGCTGTTTTACCTAAGATATTAAGTGTTTCATATTCTCTGTTTCTTAGTTTCTCAGTAGCTTTTGATACTTCATCTTCTAGTAGTTTTGCTTCATCTTTAAGAAGTAGGGTGTTTTTATATAAAGTAAGTAAGTTATTAACTCTTGCTTTAAAAAAAGTAGAGTTTACAGGTTTTGTTAAAAAGTCATTTGCTCCAGCTTCAAAGGCTAAAGTATGAATTTTTTCTTCATTGGCTGCTGTTATCATAATAATTGGTATAGTTGTATTACTTTTTCTAAACTCTTTAATAAAATCAAGACCGTTTAATTCTGGCATCATGTAGTCAATGATAATCATATCAATTGGATTACTTAATACATATAAAAGAGCATCAAGTGGGTTATTAAAACTTTTTACATCTATTTGCATTTCTTGGCAGAATGCTTCTATTAAAAATAGATTATTTTCATTGTCATCTATAGAGATAATTTTCATATTACTCATTATTTAAAAAACCTTTAGAATTTATTAGTGTGCTAATAAGATATAAATAGTATTATAGTGAGGAATAGTATTTAAATAGTATTAGATTTATTTTTTAATAATTTTTTTCGAATAAATTTATACCATAAAATATTATAATTTTTTATTAAATAAATAATATAAATAATGTTTTTTAAACTTCTTGTTTGAACATTGAAATGAATTTTGATTGATTGTAATTTTGAGTATAACACAGTGGTGCGAATGGTGAGAATCGAACTCACACTCCGAAACCGGAATTGGATTTTAAGTCCAACGCGTCTACCTATTCCGCCACACTCGCACTAGTGTAATTGTGTTAATATAAAAAAATGGTGGCTCGAGACAGAATCGAACTGTCGACACATGGATTTTCAATCCATTGCTCTACCGACTGAGCTATCGCGCCAAAATTTTTTAAAGTGGTGGGAAGAGAAGGACTCGAACCTTCGAAGCCGTAGGCGGCGGATTTACAATCCGCAGGATTTGACCACTCTCCAACCTTCCCGATAATAATACATAAACAAATGGATGGGGTAGAAGGATTCGAACCTTCGAATGACGGCACCAAAAGCCGTTGCCTTACCACTTGGCGATACCCCAATCGCTTATGTGGGTGAAATTATAATAGATACTTTATTAAAGTTTCCTTATATTTTTTGGAACTTATAATTATTTTTTAAAAACAATAAAAAGACTAGAAGAAGTTTGTTTTTTCATTAAAAAATGTTAAAAATTTTATAGATAAAAATAGTTTTTTTTGATTAGATACATGATTTGTTGTTTAATATATTGATTTAAAGAGGGAAAAAAGTAAAAAACTTGAGAAAAAAAATTGTTGAATTTTAATAAACTTTGAAAAAAAGTGAAAAGTTTTTAGAAATTAAGTAGTTTTTTTATAGTACAAGTTATAAAACTTGTACTATAAGATATTATTTTTTATTCGTAATGAGTTGGTACTGGTGGAAATTCTTTAAAAGATTCTTTAATTGCATTAGAAATTGTGTTTTTCAATTTAATATTTTGCATTGGATTTGAGAATTGTAAATATTCCAATGCTCCAGCTTTTGTTTTTTCTCTTTTGTATACAAAGGCAATTTTTTTACCAAGTTGTTCAACATTGTCATATAAAGTTTTTGCATACTCATTAATGTATGGGAACTCTTTTTGACTAATTTTATCTCCCCATGCGAAATAAATAAATTTCCCATTAGGAATTAGATTTGCAGCATCTAAATACATAAGGTCTCTATCAAACTCTGTATTTTGCGCAGAATTGTATCTTTCTAAATCATCATTAAATTTCATTAGAAGTGTAGATGCATCAATATGTTCTTCTACTAAGTTAAACATATTTCTAATTTCTACGATTTTACCCTTGCATGATTCGTTCATTGCTTGTTTAAAAGTAGTAATATATGTTTCTGCTTTAATTTCTACCATATCACCAAATTGATCAAAGTCTTGATCTAATAGAAATTTATTTGAATCGTAACCTACTGGAGTTACTACTGGATTATATAAGTATACAGTTCCAATAATATTCTTTTTTCTATCTTTGTTTGTTTTTAATTTTGCTTTTAACTCTTTTGTTGTGATTTCATCTTCATCATCATGGTTAAAATACATATAACTTGAAGTTAAAAATACTTCTTCGTATTTACTTTCAAATGTTCCAAAATATTGCATAAAAATCCTTGTTTTATTCTAATGGAATAGTAACAAATCTTCTTAAATAGATTGCTTATACCATTAGTTTTTTTCTCTTTGATATGTTTTTAGGTTTGCACACTCTTTAATTAACTCTTTGTAATACTTTGTATTAGAATAGTTTTCTTCTAGTTTATCAAAATATTTCCCATAACCTTTTTTGATGTAATCTTTATAGATATTACTTTTCATATATCTCCATAATCTATCAACTTCGTAAGAGTTTTCTTGATTATTGTAATAATTTATCTTTTTAGAATTATTTATATCAAATAGGACAAGTTCAGATTTTGCAAGCATATATGTGATTTTTGCTTTAAATTCTGCTTTTGTACTGTGATTAATAGCTTTTTTATAATATTTGATAGAATCATTAATCTTCTTTAGTTCTAAATTCTTGTGAGGAAAAGAATAAACACTTCTATATACAACACTTAGGATATTAGAATTTCCAAAATAGCTTAAATTATATAAAGCATTTGCATAAAGGTAGTTATCCATAATACTATTTGGATTTTTCTTTAGTTCATTTTTTATTACTAATAGTTTTTCTAAAAATTCTTTTACTGTGTAAGTATATTGTTTTCCACTTCTATTATTACCTTTGATTTTTACATTAAAAGGATTAAATTTAATTTTTTCACTCAAATAAGCGGAGTTTACTTCTAGTGCTTCTTTAAATTTTAGATTGTTAATAAGTATTTTTGTATAAGCTTTTTTTAGATTTTTACTTAGAATTATCTGCTTATCATTTGTTATGATATGTTTTTCTTCTAAATATTTATTTTGAAAATACTCTTCTAATTTTGATTGTTTTTTTGTATTAGAAAATACTTGAAGTTTTTCAATACTTTCTAAATCAAAAGAGTTACTATCTAAATAGTTTATGCTTTTACTTAATAGGGTTTTGAATTTATCATTTTGTTTTTTATAAAGTTTAGTCAATTTTACAAAAGTATAGTCATGAATAGAATGACTTTTATGTTCTTTGTTTTCTAATAGTTTAGACATTTTTTTATATATAACATTCTCTGTGTTATAGTCTACTTTTTTTAGTGTGTTTAAATAAATAACATAACTTAAAGTTTGTGTTTCATGGTTGTTGTATTTTTTTGTAAGTCTTTTACTAAGTTCTTCTGCTTTTTGTATTTGTTTATCATATAAATAAAAATAAGCCAAAGATAAATGAACTAAATACATATCTTCTTTTTTTACTGATTCTAAGTAAGTAATATATTTTTTTGTTTGGAAATCTCTTTCATATAATTTATGTTCATCAAAGTAGTGTTGAGTATATAAAAGCTGTCTATATAAAATAAAATTATACCATTTCGAATTTTTATCTAGGGCTCTTATATTCTCTAATTCTTCTATAATATTACTATTAGTGTTTAAGGCTCTTAATGCATATAGTTTAGTTTTTTCATCTTTATTTTTACTAATAGAGTATAGTTCATCCCATAATTCATTTGAGTTTATATGAT contains the following coding sequences:
- a CDS encoding ATP-binding protein; translated protein: MNIKKVLSPFLNPYTGPIFVITLILIFILANILPNYSVENKNKQMTDKAVSIINNLKSIRSYYTQNVIKEVKKHSSIKINYDHKDKIKTIPLPATLVHDLSEIMPEKDMKIKMFSNYPFPNRKNRVLNEFEKDSLAWLINNPNEIYTKTIVNNNEKRFTVTLADTFYDPSCVKCHNTRADTPKNDWKIGDVRGVIQISMPYPKEFILSGEQTILILSIFVLLILILTIHYTVVSFKRQKDNNKIQQDLEKKVEERTLSLESSNVLLNQYKKAVDASAIFSKTNNKGIITYVNDEFIRTSQYSEEELVGNSHSIIRHPDMPDSIFEDLWKTIKDKKIWKGQIKNKAKDGSSYYVASTIVPILNYDNEIEEFLAIRLDITKVIRAQKEAQKADEAKSTFLANMSHEIRTPLNAIIGFSDILCRSKGMDAKSMKQSQIIQTSANSLLSIINDILDVSKIESGNFDIGIEETDIYLVSEHVVELFSKRAIEKNIRLIFNLDYKIPMCLLTDGVRIRQVLSNLISNAIKFTPEHGIVEINISMLEIQNNKASIRFEIKDTGIGIPKEKIDKVFQPFIQVDHKSNREYQGTGLGLSICTHIIELFNSKIHIESEIGKGTNFWFDIDFEICDDHTHTNKDYIEQVNFQVSDVQSDLYHYIKRYLNIFGTINMSSENTNDILIHSCIHKSNEKLQMLREQHKDEAILILFEYEEDIDKFTFKDNEQALALPFYASKVNDALQELQKKTKKTCDIRTNDEESSYTGKVLIAEDNMANQELISYILDSMNVNYKIESNGQEALNEYIKNKYDLVLMDINMPVLDGIGAFNSIREYEEKNYLSSTPIIALTANAIKGDKEKFLSLGMDGYLSKPINSNELKIMFDKYLIIDNITIEKEQMEEKKTITENNDIDLEKIATRIGVSTNIAKLIVNKFKKEILSDLAELKTYVEEKENTKINEKAHYIKNSCLNVALDDICDLLQKLESQENILEYKTLYDELETKINLIVGE
- a CDS encoding ATP-binding protein, which translates into the protein MKNLTIKLKLILLFVLIKILPLLLIAFIAYEGAIKLDEYVQNSTRYLFNKNKEIILNTANASIEDSIKNLDKKSQLSLERLSYELANKVADFLYERDKDILFLSNIDLSQRTLESFYKTKQREIIVHEKYQYNYKTNVWESTQKPQKTIRENKVALLEDNKKEFNYTDPLELSKKSIPIYKEINYFDLSGKEIYKISQINKNLLDLSNKKNTYINSESYFKKLHTLKKGEIFVSDVIGEYVASKVIGTFNKAKTQKMKISFDPQKHAYAGKENPLGKKFEGIVRFITPVYKNNQKVGFISLALDHEHIMQFTDTTNPTKSDAKQNISDASEGNYAFMWDYEGKNISHARDYFIVGYNKETGKREMPWLSKDLALKYKESNKEINEFLKDYPTFQEQSLKKKPNIPQLLKDGNVGLDCRYLNFAPQCQGWMQVTQNGGYGSFIIYWSKVWKLTTAAAIPYYTGKYANSKRGFGFVTIGANVEEFHAAANSTKRNITKILSTQTEQMKEIVLENSFEIDNFIKSLINELSIATLVMLFLVIAIAIWMSNYISGKIENLLTATQKFANNDFDYKIKVTSNDEIGNLEKSFNNMASKIKSLVQEQNILNEQLEKKINEKTKELVEINHNLEEQISERTDYLKEAIKKAQKADEAKSTFLANMSHEIRTPLNAIIGFSDILCKSKELGPQSIKQSKIIQTSANSLLGIINDILDISKIESGNFDINIEETDIYFISEHVVELFSKKASEKEIKLIFNLDHKIPMYILTDGVRIRQVLSNLLSNAIKFTPQKGEINLNIKLNESRKDRISIRFEVSDTGIGIPKNELDNVFAPFKQVDHKSNRQYEGTGLGLSICSHIVESLDSRIHIESQIGEGSRFWFDLTLDNCEQATHNARNYFHHLNFRVYNNESDLFIYAKKYLNIFGEINSKSTENFDILVHSYEDENIDSLNKLREVNPNTPKLILFEYEKEIQKLKLKQNEHALALPFYASKVNDSLQDLLRKVNPSKEAPKKKYKAKFDGKILIAEDNSANQELISYILTSMDIDFTIVSNGLEALNKRKDTHFDMILMDINMPVMDGVEAFKNIREYEEEKQLTKLPIIALTANAIKGDEEKYLSLGMNGYLSKPINTDRLVEILKEFFIQRDNVDIEDKSSEQISKASNSNNSSINIQEISNKLGISENITIMIVDKFKKTILMDLEEFKETIDTDDKIKIEQKAHYIKNSCLNIGLDDICNILDDFENKNLDKETQINKYKILESKIKEII
- a CDS encoding HD domain-containing phosphohydrolase; this translates as MSNMKIISIDDNENNLFLIEAFCQEMQIDVKSFNNPLDALLYVLSNPIDMIIIDYMMPELNGLDFIKEFRKSNTTIPIIMITAANEEKIHTLAFEAGANDFLTKPVNSTFFKARVNNLLTLYKNTLLLKDEAKLLEDEVSKATEKLRNREYETLNILGKTAEFKDPETASHVSRVAHYSRMLAREYGLSQKEQDLIYHASPFHDLGKVGIEDKILLKPARLNELEFSRMKKHAYMGYEILKDSNSEYLQAGAVIALTHHEKFNGCGYPNSLKGEEIHIFGRIVAIVDVFDALTSHRPYKEAWSFQDAVDFLVKEKSEHFDPKIVDLFIENINEVQNIYDSFQEQ